In Nitrospirota bacterium, one genomic interval encodes:
- a CDS encoding carboxypeptidase regulatory-like domain-containing protein produces YANEVLDHAYVRYNVTEDTKKEIDPMIKKQAH; encoded by the coding sequence CTACGCCAACGAGGTGTTGGATCATGCGTATGTGCGCTACAACGTGACCGAGGACACGAAGAAAGAAATCGATCCGATGATCAAAAAGCAGGCCCACTGA